In one window of Acidobacteriota bacterium DNA:
- a CDS encoding GGDEF domain-containing protein — translation MLNQRHPENLLPIGNDGTGNVSRKIREEYENLLRQFVFINRLISVLLSSSDVDEMLEKIVSGIHQTLSIERVGFLCLRQGEDLLQGQFASGIEAESRERLQIPIHECSWILLNAARHKSSFFSRVESAALKRLLYRSLGEEERDSLFFPIFSYRGEGCLLNRSEAFLKISHEFSRNGAHRGKKEDYAIGEECLTCKYFPLLGILWMDNRSSGHPFHHELITLYTLLLNMDIAAENRILMRELKEVSIKDGLTGAFNKSYLISILEKEVERASRQGNSLSIAMMDLDDFKRINDSYGHQFGDKCLQIFATFVQNSIRKMDYFCRFGGDEFVIVLPGASADQSANVVNRLVERLKNERVSIGGTSLTMQISTGIATYPDMAKNAEEILNCSDRALYDAKKR, via the coding sequence ATGTTGAATCAGCGACATCCAGAGAATCTTCTACCCATCGGGAATGATGGCACGGGCAACGTCAGCCGGAAGATCAGAGAAGAATATGAGAACCTGCTGAGACAGTTCGTCTTCATCAATAGGTTAATCTCAGTTCTTTTATCTTCTTCCGATGTGGATGAGATGCTGGAAAAAATAGTTTCGGGTATTCATCAGACTCTGAGCATCGAACGCGTCGGGTTCCTCTGTCTTCGTCAGGGAGAAGATCTCCTCCAGGGCCAATTCGCTTCTGGAATAGAGGCTGAAAGCCGGGAGAGGCTCCAGATCCCGATCCATGAATGCAGCTGGATCCTTCTCAATGCTGCCAGGCACAAGAGTTCTTTCTTTTCACGCGTCGAATCCGCCGCCTTGAAGAGACTGCTCTATCGTTCCCTCGGTGAGGAAGAAAGAGATTCTCTCTTCTTCCCGATCTTTTCCTACCGCGGGGAGGGTTGCCTTCTGAATCGGAGCGAGGCCTTCCTGAAGATCTCTCATGAGTTTTCCAGGAATGGTGCGCACAGAGGAAAGAAGGAAGACTACGCCATCGGGGAAGAATGCTTGACCTGCAAATATTTTCCGTTGCTGGGAATCCTATGGATGGATAACAGGTCCAGTGGGCATCCCTTCCACCATGAACTTATCACTCTATACACGCTCCTCCTGAACATGGACATCGCTGCTGAGAACAGGATCCTCATGCGTGAGCTGAAGGAAGTCTCCATAAAGGATGGGCTGACTGGAGCTTTCAACAAGAGCTACCTTATTTCCATTTTGGAAAAGGAAGTGGAGAGGGCTTCCAGGCAGGGAAACAGCCTGTCCATTGCCATGATGGATCTGGATGATTTCAAGAGGATCAATGACAGCTACGGACATCAGTTCGGGGATAAATGCCTGCAGATATTCGCGACGTTTGTTCAAAACTCCATAAGAAAGATGGATTATTTCTGCAGGTTTGGAGGCGATGAGTTCGTCATAGTTCTGCCGGGAGCTTCTGCCGATCAGTCTGCCAACGTTGTCAACAGGCTGGTGGAGAGATTGAAAAATGAACGGGTCAGCATCGGGGGAACTTCGTTGACCATGCAGATCAGCACAGGGATCGCCACATATCCGGACATGGCAAAGAATGCAGAAGAGATTCTGAATTGTTCGGACAGGGCTCTCTACGATGCCAAGAAACG
- a CDS encoding sigma-54 dependent transcriptional regulator, with translation METRIVKEKNITSVKYCGHILVIDDDHSLLGMIRDVLSSDGHVVETADNVSDALRKIQESLYDVFLIDLVMPEMDGISLMKEAMKVQPESELIIMTGFADIESAVRAIKEGAYNYITKPFQIEKLLIDIQKTLEKKYLQENIDTLKRQLDGEMRFGEMIGSSPAMLRVFHLIRQVALTDCTVLIFGESGTGKELVAGEIHNRSPRKNGPFIAVSCGSLPPSLLESELFGHVRGAFTGASSTKIGLFEAADGGTIFLDEVGTANKQTQVGLLRVLQNREIRKIGSTVNKKINVRVIAATNLDLKRAIECGEFREDLYYRLSSVSINLPPLRKRVEDIIPLANKFISQYCRKHGRSAKTLSPKAMEFLTCYHWPGNIRELENVIENAVIVSEREIIRPKDLPSDVASEEDAGAIKDVLTLQQAEEKHIRDALMLSGGNKLKASKMLNIPRATLYRKMQRFKID, from the coding sequence ATGGAAACAAGAATCGTTAAAGAAAAAAACATCACTTCGGTTAAATATTGCGGCCACATCCTCGTCATCGACGATGATCACTCCCTGCTTGGTATGATCAGAGACGTCCTCTCTTCGGATGGCCACGTCGTCGAAACGGCGGATAATGTCTCCGATGCGTTGAGGAAGATCCAGGAAAGCCTTTACGACGTCTTTTTGATCGATCTGGTAATGCCCGAGATGGACGGCATCTCTCTAATGAAGGAAGCGATGAAGGTTCAACCTGAGTCGGAGCTCATCATCATGACGGGGTTCGCCGATATCGAGAGCGCTGTAAGGGCCATAAAGGAAGGAGCATACAATTACATCACGAAGCCTTTCCAGATTGAAAAGCTACTCATCGATATCCAGAAGACGCTCGAGAAGAAGTATCTTCAGGAAAACATCGACACGCTCAAGAGACAGCTCGATGGGGAGATGCGCTTCGGAGAGATGATAGGTTCCTCGCCAGCAATGCTTCGTGTCTTCCATCTGATCAGACAGGTAGCGCTGACTGATTGCACAGTTCTGATTTTTGGAGAATCGGGGACCGGGAAGGAACTCGTTGCAGGTGAAATCCATAACAGATCTCCGAGGAAAAATGGACCGTTCATAGCCGTGAGTTGTGGTTCGCTTCCTCCATCCCTCCTTGAAAGCGAGCTCTTCGGACATGTCAGAGGAGCCTTCACGGGGGCCTCCAGCACGAAGATAGGGCTCTTCGAAGCCGCCGATGGAGGAACAATCTTTCTCGATGAAGTCGGAACGGCCAACAAGCAGACCCAGGTCGGTCTCCTCAGGGTTCTGCAGAACAGGGAGATCAGGAAGATAGGAAGCACGGTCAACAAGAAGATCAACGTCAGGGTCATCGCTGCGACCAATCTTGATCTCAAGAGGGCGATCGAGTGCGGAGAGTTCCGCGAGGATCTCTACTACCGGCTCAGCTCGGTCTCCATTAATCTGCCACCTTTAAGAAAAAGAGTTGAGGACATCATTCCTCTGGCAAATAAATTCATCTCTCAATATTGCAGGAAGCATGGAAGGAGCGCGAAAACTCTCTCTCCAAAGGCCATGGAATTCCTGACCTGTTACCACTGGCCTGGAAATATCCGGGAGCTGGAAAATGTCATAGAAAATGCCGTGATAGTCTCGGAAAGGGAAATCATCCGGCCGAAAGATCTGCCTTCTGATGTCGCTTCAGAGGAAGATGCCGGAGCTATCAAGGATGTATTAACTCTCCAACAGGCTGAAGAGAAACACATAAGAGATGCTCTCATGCTTTCCGGTGGAAATAAGCTCAAAGCCTCGAAGATGCTAAACATTCCTAGAGCCACGCTTTACAGAAAGATGCAGAGGTTCAAGATCGATTGA